In a single window of the Acidobacteriota bacterium genome:
- the asnB gene encoding asparagine synthase (glutamine-hydrolyzing): MCGITGFINADGGFADRAILERMNRAITHRGPDEDGFYLNENAAMAMRRLSIIDLASGKQPIFNADRTKAIVFNGEIYNYQQLRADLEQRGHTFYTRSDTEAIIHLYDEYGVDCVQHLRGMFAIAIWDEREKSLFLARDRVGKKPLLYSHRPDGSLVFGSEFLAMLEHPAVSREVDHAALDAYMSYLCVPAPMTAFKEIRKLEPGHWLIWKAGKIETQRYWLPDFSKKIKISETEAIEETTRLLRESTKLRMISEVPLGAFLSGGVDSSTVVALMAELSDRPVKTFSIGFEEQDFSELKYAKRVAEHVGAEYNEFIVRPNALEILPTLVEHYGEPYADSSAIPTYYVSKETRQHVTVALNGDGGDESFAGYERYMAMELAESYHRIPRPVRKYLIEDPINALPTSELKKTRIRDVQRFLISANEPVVERYFRWMSTFKPAVKPELYTAEFAASVANSRSMDVLGKWFDRADGLGILDSTLLTDQMTYLPNDLLVKVDIASMANSLEARSPFLDHHVIEFAASLPENIKMSMMRPKYLLKKVAARLVPREVIYRRKMGFGVPVGRWLRGEMSGFLRDVLLSERSLNRGIIRPEMMRRYVDEHIEGKFDHSFQVWTLLMMELWFQRFIDQK, encoded by the coding sequence ATGTGCGGCATTACCGGATTTATAAACGCTGACGGCGGCTTTGCGGATCGGGCGATCCTGGAGCGGATGAACCGCGCCATCACTCACCGCGGGCCGGACGAGGACGGGTTTTATCTCAATGAAAATGCGGCGATGGCGATGCGTCGGCTGTCGATCATCGACCTTGCCAGCGGCAAACAGCCCATATTCAACGCCGACCGCACTAAGGCGATAGTCTTCAACGGCGAGATCTACAACTATCAGCAACTCCGCGCCGATCTGGAACAACGCGGGCACACGTTTTACACGCGGTCCGATACCGAAGCGATCATTCATCTTTACGACGAATACGGCGTCGATTGCGTTCAGCATCTCCGCGGCATGTTCGCGATAGCCATTTGGGACGAGCGTGAAAAGTCCCTTTTCCTCGCCCGTGATCGCGTCGGCAAAAAGCCGCTGCTATATTCACACCGTCCCGACGGCAGTTTGGTCTTTGGCTCCGAATTTCTCGCGATGCTCGAGCATCCGGCCGTTTCCCGCGAGGTCGATCACGCGGCGCTCGATGCCTATATGTCGTATCTCTGCGTGCCGGCGCCGATGACGGCGTTCAAGGAAATTCGCAAGCTCGAGCCCGGCCATTGGCTTATCTGGAAAGCCGGCAAGATCGAAACCCAACGGTACTGGCTGCCCGATTTTTCTAAGAAGATCAAGATCAGCGAGACCGAGGCTATCGAGGAGACCACACGCCTTTTGCGCGAATCGACCAAGCTGCGCATGATCTCAGAGGTCCCGCTGGGAGCGTTCCTTTCGGGCGGCGTCGATTCGTCAACGGTCGTCGCACTGATGGCGGAACTCAGCGACCGGCCCGTGAAAACGTTCTCGATAGGCTTTGAAGAGCAGGATTTTTCCGAGCTGAAATACGCCAAACGCGTCGCAGAGCACGTTGGTGCCGAATACAACGAATTCATCGTCCGCCCGAACGCTCTTGAAATATTGCCGACGCTCGTCGAACACTACGGCGAACCGTACGCGGATTCGAGCGCCATTCCGACATATTACGTCTCAAAAGAGACGCGCCAGCATGTGACGGTGGCACTCAATGGCGACGGCGGCGACGAGAGTTTCGCGGGCTATGAGCGTTATATGGCGATGGAGCTGGCGGAATCGTACCACCGCATTCCGCGGCCCGTTCGCAAATATCTGATCGAAGATCCGATAAATGCCCTGCCGACATCTGAATTGAAGAAGACGCGCATCCGCGACGTTCAGCGGTTCCTGATATCGGCAAATGAGCCCGTCGTCGAGCGCTATTTCCGCTGGATGTCCACATTCAAACCCGCCGTAAAACCGGAGCTTTACACGGCCGAGTTTGCCGCCTCCGTGGCGAACAGCCGTTCAATGGACGTCTTGGGGAAGTGGTTCGATCGGGCAGATGGACTCGGCATTCTCGATTCGACGCTGTTGACCGATCAGATGACATATCTGCCGAACGATCTGCTTGTAAAGGTCGATATCGCGTCGATGGCGAATTCGCTCGAGGCACGTTCGCCTTTCCTGGACCATCATGTCATCGAATTCGCTGCGAGCCTGCCCGAGAACATCAAGATGAGCATGATGCGGCCGAAATATCTGCTCAAAAAGGTCGCCGCACGGCTCGTCCCGCGTGAGGTTATTTATCGGCGAAAGATGGGCTTTGGCGTGCCCGTAGGCCGCTGGCTTCGCGGTGAGATGAGCGGATTTTTGCGCGATGTGCTGCTGTCGGAAAGGTCACTGAACCGCGGAATTATAAGGCCGGAAATGATGCGGCGATACGTTGATGAGCATATCGAAGGCAAGTTCGATCACTCGTTCCAGGTTTGGACACTGTTGATGATGGAGCTGTGGTTTCAGCGTTTTATCGATCAAAAATGA
- a CDS encoding class I SAM-dependent methyltransferase, which yields MTANIDKKVVEGFGDEWSRFDQSALTEEELGRLFDNYFNIFPWDRLPENAVGFDLGCGSGRWAKLVAPRVGKLHLIDPSPDALAVARRNLAGSDNVEFHNAGVDDMPIADESFDFGYSLGVLHHIPDTEAAMQNCVRKLKSGAPFLVYLYYSFDNRPAWFRAIWRASELIRGIVSRMPNGLRYFLSSVFAALLYWPLARTAWLAEKLGMKVDNFPLAQYRNNSFYVMRNDALDRFGTSLEQRFSKAEIEAMMRRCGLDDIRFSETSFWTAVGFKL from the coding sequence ATGACCGCGAACATCGACAAAAAGGTCGTCGAAGGATTCGGCGACGAATGGTCGCGGTTCGACCAATCCGCCCTGACCGAGGAAGAGCTCGGCAGGCTGTTCGATAATTATTTCAACATCTTTCCTTGGGATCGTTTGCCCGAAAACGCTGTCGGATTCGACCTCGGCTGCGGCAGCGGCCGCTGGGCGAAACTCGTAGCACCGCGCGTCGGCAAGCTGCACCTTATCGACCCAAGCCCGGACGCACTCGCCGTTGCCCGACGCAATCTTGCGGGCTCCGATAATGTCGAATTTCACAACGCCGGCGTTGACGATATGCCGATCGCGGACGAGAGTTTCGATTTCGGCTACAGTCTCGGCGTGCTTCACCATATCCCGGACACCGAGGCCGCGATGCAGAACTGTGTTCGTAAATTGAAAAGCGGAGCGCCGTTCCTGGTCTATCTTTATTACAGCTTCGACAATCGGCCCGCCTGGTTCCGTGCCATTTGGCGGGCGAGCGAGCTGATCCGCGGCATTGTCAGCCGCATGCCGAACGGTCTTCGATATTTCCTCAGCTCGGTATTTGCGGCATTACTTTACTGGCCGCTCGCTAGGACCGCATGGCTCGCTGAGAAATTGGGCATGAAGGTTGATAATTTCCCGCTCGCACAGTATCGGAACAACAGCTTCTATGTGATGCGCAACGACGCCCTTGACCGGTTCGGAACAAGCCTCGAGCAGCGGTTCTCGAAGGCCGAGATCGAGGCAATGATGCGCCGTTGCGGGCTGGACGACATCAGATTCAGCGAGACGTCGTTTTGGACGGCTGTTGGCTTCAAGTTATAG
- a CDS encoding glycosyltransferase family 4 protein: MSENVEKPPVRVLHIITRMIVGGAQENTLLSVVGLDAMPEYEVDFISGIDRGREGELLSQARETTNLIVVEEMRRAINPVLDLITFWKLFRLIRKGRYHIVHTHSSKAYVLGCFAAWLARTPIIIQTIHGLAFHEYQPWYINRIWKLANRICEPMTTFFISVCDDMSKKTVAAGIGRLEKFRTVYSGMELDWFLNGKFDPAAIRREFGIPQEAPVVGKIARLFPLKGHDQLMDAAPEIARRVPNVRFFLIGDGILLEHLQERARGYGILENFVFAGLIDRTRIPEMISAMDVVVHTSLREGLARVLPQGLAMGKPCVSFNLDGAPEVVIDGVTGYLVEPFDYETLADRIAKLLENEELRMELGANGRKRVDPDFRAEKMVADISDVYQELLERYAPRVAAFDAKSGRT; encoded by the coding sequence ATGTCAGAGAACGTCGAAAAACCGCCTGTCAGAGTGCTGCATATCATCACGCGTATGATCGTCGGCGGAGCACAGGAAAACACGCTGCTTTCGGTCGTCGGGCTCGACGCGATGCCTGAATACGAGGTCGATTTCATCAGCGGCATCGACCGCGGCAGGGAAGGCGAACTTCTGTCGCAGGCGCGTGAAACGACCAACCTCATCGTCGTTGAAGAAATGCGGCGTGCGATCAATCCGGTTCTGGACCTCATTACATTTTGGAAACTTTTTCGGCTCATCAGAAAAGGCCGCTACCACATCGTTCACACCCATTCGTCAAAGGCCTATGTTCTCGGCTGTTTCGCCGCATGGCTCGCACGGACGCCGATCATCATTCAGACCATACACGGCCTCGCGTTTCACGAATATCAGCCTTGGTACATCAACCGAATTTGGAAGCTCGCCAACAGGATCTGCGAGCCGATGACGACCTTTTTCATCAGCGTCTGCGACGATATGTCCAAAAAGACGGTCGCGGCCGGCATCGGCAGGCTCGAAAAATTCCGCACGGTTTACAGCGGCATGGAACTCGATTGGTTCCTGAACGGCAAATTCGACCCGGCAGCGATCCGGCGCGAGTTCGGCATTCCGCAGGAGGCGCCTGTCGTCGGAAAGATAGCGCGGCTTTTTCCTTTGAAAGGCCACGATCAATTGATGGACGCCGCGCCTGAGATCGCCCGGCGTGTGCCGAACGTCCGATTCTTTCTCATCGGCGACGGCATCCTGCTCGAACATCTTCAGGAGCGTGCCCGCGGATACGGCATACTTGAGAATTTCGTCTTTGCGGGCCTGATCGACCGGACGCGGATCCCGGAAATGATATCCGCAATGGACGTCGTCGTGCACACTTCGCTCCGCGAAGGCCTCGCCCGTGTGCTGCCGCAGGGCCTCGCTATGGGCAAGCCGTGCGTCTCTTTCAACCTGGACGGTGCACCCGAGGTCGTTATCGACGGTGTTACGGGTTATCTGGTCGAGCCTTTTGATTATGAAACGCTCGCCGACCGCATCGCGAAATTGCTTGAAAATGAGGAACTTCGCATGGAACTCGGCGCGAACGGCCGCAAACGCGTCGATCCCGATTTTCGCGCCGAAAAGATGGTCGCTGACATCTCTGA